Sequence from the Mycobacterium florentinum genome:
GGTCGTCGCGCAGCGTGCGCAGGAACAGCTCGGACATCCGGGTAATCACAGCGGGCCAGCCTACTTGCCGGACGTTCGTGCGATCCGTCCGCGGCTAGCCGTCACCGTCGGGCCGGTGACGGCTGCGGTAGGCCCGCATCCCGGCTTGCGATCGGCATTGCGCCCGGCAGAAGGTCCCTGACGAGTTGCGACTGTGATCGACGAAGCCGTGGTGACAGTTGCGGCACGCTTTCACCCGCTCCCACTCGCCCGACTGGGACAGCTCGACCACCGCGGCCAGCATCGAGCCCATCGCACCCGCCAGTCCTGCCTGCGTGGACACCAGCCCCGCCCCGTCGCGAGTGATGTTGGCTTCCAACGGATATCGATGCGCCGCCCGGCGCAACGCATGTTCTGCGGCGCCGAGTTCCTCTTCGGCCGCCCCGTCGGCATCTACATGGGTGAGCAGGACCGTCACCAGGGCGTCGCGAATCTCACGTGCCTCGATCACATCGGCCGGGGTGATCGACATCGCGCCGTCCACACCTTGGGTGGTCAACCAGGCTTGGAGTCCGGCGGTATCGGAGAAACGATCGGGAACGCGCCCGCGGTGATCGTGAGTATTGGCGAAGGCCAGTATCAGCTCCGCCGGATCAACGGCGGCAGCCCCGGAACCCGCCACGACGCACCTCCTCGCCATCCTCCGCGCCACATCGGCGTTAAAGCCTATCCGTCGACGCCGTTCACCCACGGACGCGTCACTCGACAGTATGAGACGCTCCGTTATCAATAACAGCATTTTGACAGTTACTTTTCTTCCCGATTATGTTGACGCGTTATCACCAACAGGCTTACGGTGATCACATGACACACAGCACTCCACATCGCAATTGGTTCATCACCGGCGCCAGCTCCGGCATGGGGTTGGCACTGACAAAGGCCGCAATCAACCGCGGCGACAACGTAGTTGGGCTCTCCCGCAACCCAGAGCCGCTCAAGGACATCGCGGGCGCGCACCCGGAGCAGCTGCTGACGCTGCGGGCCGACATCCGTAATCAGTCGGAAGTGGATGCCGCGGTCGAACAGGGACTCGCGAAGTTCGGGCGCATCGACGTCCTGGTCAACGGCGCCGGCTATGGCATTTGGGGCGCAGTCGAAGAAGCCACCGACGCGCAGGTGCGCGCCGCCTTCGGGACCAACGTCTTCGGCACGCTCAACGTGCTGCGGGCGGTGCTGCCATCGCTGCGCACGCAGCGGTCGGGGCACGTCGTTCAAATCGCCGCCTACCGGGGCCAGAGCTCGTCCCCCGGCATGGGCTTGATCTCCGCGTTCAACTACGCGAAGGAAGGCTTGTCTGATGGTCTCTACGAGGAACTCAAACCGCTTGGCATCCACGTGACCATCGTGGAGCCCGCGCCGTCGGCAACCGGGTTCCGGGCCAACCTCGACCGGGCACCCGAGATCGCCGACTACGACCAGACGGTGCGTGCAGCGCTCGCGGCCATCAGAGCGCTACCGGCCGAGCATTTCAGTCTGCCCGAGCCGATCGCCACGGCAATTCTGGCCGCCGTCGACGCCGATGAACCCCCACTGCGGCTGGCGACCGGCAGCGTCGCGGTCAACACCATCCGCAAGACGCTGCAGTCACGACTGGCCAACCTCGAAGCGTGGGAGGCCGTCAGCGTTGCGGTGGACGGCGACCCCGACCGGGTCTGTCCGCTCGATTGACGCCAATGAACTGGCCCCGTCGCCGGGCGGGGCCAGTTCAGCGAGAGACGTTGGAAATGGCCGTGATACGCACGGCCAGCCGGGAGCTACAGCTCGCCGGCGTCGATGGCTTCCTTGACCTCTTGGGCGTGCGCGACCTGCTCCGGGGTGTACCCGATGAACAGTGCGGCGAGGCCGACGATGACGGCGGTTCCCGCCACCCACAGCAGCCCGTAGGTGTAGCCGTGGTCAAGCGCCTGTAATTGCGCGTCGTTCATCACCTTCACCGGGCCGGTGGTGCCGCCCAGGTACAACGTGCGCGAGGTGATGACGGCCTGGATGACGGCCAGCACCAGCGGCCCGCCCAGGCTTTGCAGCATCAGCGTCATGGCCGACACCGGGCCGATCTGGTCGAACCCGACGCCCGCGATCGCGGCGAGCGTGAGCGGGACCACGACCATGCCGATGCCGATTCCGCCGACGACGATCGGCAGCACCAGGTTCGGGAAGTAGGGCACGCCGCGGTGCATGAACGCCGAGCCGTAGATCATCGCGAGCAGCAGCAGCCACCCACCGCCGATGGTCAGCACTCGCGGGGAGAACCGTGCCACCAGCTGCGAGGAGATACCGAGGCCGATCCCCATCGCGATGACGAACGGGATGAATCCGACGCCCGCGCGCAGCGCGCTATAGCCCAGGATGTCCTGAACGTACAGGCCGATGCAGACGGTGAGGCTGAACATCACGCCGCCGGCCAGCAGGATCGCGGCGAACGTGACCAGCCGGTTGCGGTCGCGGAACAACTCGAACGGCACGACGGGGTTTTCGGCGGTGCGCTCCACGATGGCGAACGCGATCGCGGCGGCCACGGCCACCACACCCGAACCGAGGGTGATCGCCGACATCCAGCCCTTTTCCGGGCCCACCGAGAAGGCGAAAA
This genomic interval carries:
- a CDS encoding SDR family NAD(P)-dependent oxidoreductase; the protein is MTHSTPHRNWFITGASSGMGLALTKAAINRGDNVVGLSRNPEPLKDIAGAHPEQLLTLRADIRNQSEVDAAVEQGLAKFGRIDVLVNGAGYGIWGAVEEATDAQVRAAFGTNVFGTLNVLRAVLPSLRTQRSGHVVQIAAYRGQSSSPGMGLISAFNYAKEGLSDGLYEELKPLGIHVTIVEPAPSATGFRANLDRAPEIADYDQTVRAALAAIRALPAEHFSLPEPIATAILAAVDADEPPLRLATGSVAVNTIRKTLQSRLANLEAWEAVSVAVDGDPDRVCPLD
- a CDS encoding CGNR zinc finger domain-containing protein produces the protein MAGSGAAAVDPAELILAFANTHDHRGRVPDRFSDTAGLQAWLTTQGVDGAMSITPADVIEAREIRDALVTVLLTHVDADGAAEEELGAAEHALRRAAHRYPLEANITRDGAGLVSTQAGLAGAMGSMLAAVVELSQSGEWERVKACRNCHHGFVDHSRNSSGTFCRAQCRSQAGMRAYRSRHRPDGDG
- a CDS encoding MFS transporter, whose protein sequence is MTALNETERAAQNWSAARADRPAPERTERPSETSSGTATTRTSRYYPTWLPSRRFIAAVIAIGGMQLLATMDSTVAIVALPKIQNELSLSDAGRSWVITAYVLTFGGLMLLGGRLGDTIGRKRTFIVGVTLFTISSVLCAVAWDEVTLVIARLLQGVGSAIASPTGLALVATTFAKGPARNAATAVFAAMTAIGSVMGLVVGGALTEWSWRLAFLVNVPIGLVMIYLARTALRETNRERMKLDATGAMLATLACTAAVFAFSVGPEKGWMSAITLGSGVVAVAAAIAFAIVERTAENPVVPFELFRDRNRLVTFAAILLAGGVMFSLTVCIGLYVQDILGYSALRAGVGFIPFVIAMGIGLGISSQLVARFSPRVLTIGGGWLLLLAMIYGSAFMHRGVPYFPNLVLPIVVGGIGIGMVVVPLTLAAIAGVGFDQIGPVSAMTLMLQSLGGPLVLAVIQAVITSRTLYLGGTTGPVKVMNDAQLQALDHGYTYGLLWVAGTAVIVGLAALFIGYTPEQVAHAQEVKEAIDAGEL